In Rhodococcus pyridinivorans, the following proteins share a genomic window:
- a CDS encoding BlaI/MecI/CopY family transcriptional regulator encodes MRVKGFGELEAVVMDRIWEREGTTTVRQIFDALAAHRDIAYTTVMSTMDNLYRKGWLARVRTGKAFTYWPTLSREQHTARLMREVFDAGGQTDLVLTHFVEQMSAEESASLRQALRRLSGGEDTA; translated from the coding sequence GTGCGGGTGAAGGGGTTCGGTGAACTCGAGGCCGTGGTGATGGACCGGATCTGGGAGCGCGAGGGCACCACCACGGTCCGGCAGATCTTCGACGCTCTCGCCGCGCACCGCGACATCGCCTACACCACGGTGATGTCGACGATGGACAACCTGTACCGCAAAGGGTGGCTGGCACGGGTCCGCACCGGCAAGGCATTCACCTACTGGCCGACACTGAGCCGGGAACAACACACGGCTCGGCTGATGCGCGAGGTGTTCGACGCGGGCGGGCAGACCGATCTGGTCTTGACCCACTTCGTCGAGCAGATGAGCGCGGAGGAGTCGGCGAGCCTGCGCCAAGCACTGCGTCGACTGTCCGGCGGCGAGGACACCGCGTGA
- a CDS encoding TlpA family protein disulfide reductase → MSTRAAWSITCLFVIVAFVVALWPQREDDTVTPADSGLQPTAVSARPAPARNALPDPGATPPCPTGTGIGAAGPLAEVTVRCLGSDRPVDLGGALAGEPALLNVWASWCGPCREEMPVLDAYAREPGAVRVIGINVQDTAGSAATLMTDLRIGYPSFVDTDDRAQQALAGPPVLPLTFLLQRDGSVDRIAEPAVFTGPDQVRAAVNGLLR, encoded by the coding sequence ATGTCTACCAGAGCCGCATGGTCGATCACGTGTCTGTTCGTGATCGTCGCGTTCGTGGTGGCGCTGTGGCCCCAACGGGAGGACGACACCGTGACCCCAGCCGATTCCGGGCTACAGCCGACCGCGGTATCCGCCCGCCCCGCCCCGGCACGCAACGCTCTGCCCGACCCGGGCGCGACCCCGCCCTGCCCGACCGGCACGGGCATCGGGGCTGCAGGTCCCCTGGCGGAGGTGACGGTGCGGTGCCTGGGTTCGGACCGCCCCGTCGATCTCGGCGGCGCCCTGGCCGGGGAACCGGCCCTGCTCAACGTGTGGGCCTCGTGGTGCGGACCGTGCCGGGAAGAAATGCCCGTGCTCGATGCCTACGCCCGCGAGCCCGGCGCGGTGCGGGTGATCGGGATCAACGTGCAGGACACCGCGGGCTCCGCCGCGACGCTGATGACCGACCTGCGCATCGGCTACCCCTCGTTCGTCGACACCGACGACCGGGCACAGCAGGCACTGGCCGGCCCACCCGTGTTGCCGCTGACCTTCCTTCTGCAGCGCGACGGTTCGGTGGACCGGATCGCCGAGCCCGCGGTGTTCACAGGCCCGGACCAGGTCCGTGCCGCGGTGAACGGGCTGCTGCGATGA
- a CDS encoding cytochrome c biogenesis CcdA family protein, producing MTVTVLAQGIGASFQTAAASGPLLLAVGACLLAGLISFASPCVVPLVPGYLSYLAGVSGAEAPALTPAGVGTAGVHTTGRWRVTGAAGLFVAGFTVVFVLATASVFGVIGALRINQELLQRLGGVITIVMGLAFIGLIPALQKDTRFAPRRISSLAGAPLLGGVFALGWTPCLGPTLAGVLSVAAGTEGTTAARGVLLIVAYCLGLGLPFIALAFGSSSALRGVGWLRRHSRTIQIVGGVMLLAVGIALLTGAWELFIAWIRDEFVTSVVLPI from the coding sequence GTGACCGTGACTGTGCTCGCGCAGGGAATCGGGGCGAGTTTCCAGACCGCGGCCGCGTCCGGGCCGCTGCTGTTGGCGGTGGGCGCCTGTCTGTTGGCCGGGTTGATCTCGTTCGCCTCTCCGTGCGTGGTGCCCCTGGTGCCCGGCTACCTGTCGTATCTGGCCGGCGTCTCCGGCGCCGAAGCACCGGCCCTGACCCCTGCCGGTGTAGGCACCGCCGGGGTACACACCACGGGCCGGTGGCGGGTCACCGGCGCCGCCGGCCTGTTCGTCGCCGGTTTCACCGTGGTGTTCGTGCTGGCCACCGCCTCGGTATTCGGGGTGATCGGGGCACTGCGGATCAACCAGGAACTGCTCCAACGCCTCGGCGGGGTGATCACCATCGTGATGGGCCTGGCCTTCATCGGCCTGATTCCGGCATTGCAGAAGGACACCCGTTTTGCGCCCCGGCGCATCTCCTCACTCGCCGGCGCCCCGCTGCTCGGTGGGGTCTTCGCGCTGGGGTGGACACCGTGCCTGGGCCCGACGTTGGCCGGGGTGCTGTCTGTGGCGGCCGGCACCGAAGGCACCACCGCCGCCCGCGGAGTGCTGTTGATCGTCGCGTACTGCCTGGGACTGGGACTGCCGTTCATCGCCTTGGCGTTCGGTTCGTCCTCGGCCCTGCGCGGTGTCGGATGGCTGCGCCGCCACTCTCGCACCATTCAAATCGTCGGCGGCGTGATGCTCCTCGCGGTCGGCATCGCTCTGCTGACCGGGGCATGGGAGTTGTTCATCGCGTGGATCCGGGATGAGTTCGTCACCAGCGTGGTGCTACCGATATGA
- a CDS encoding metal-dependent transcriptional regulator, with protein MPKTTGSPPLWRPWRVHHLEAVEDYLASLYRRSGRCEETSTTARAARLGWRLSAVSTMHRRQGAADLIVRPTAHRAELTGHGRQHARNVVRRNCPVKTFRAPELSLLWIELPREADRLEHVVGILFEVRLVRVLGYPRSNPFGSPIPFPTEDRAESWPDLLTAVLPCRRFTVRRIADHDSVALGLLTGVHIGLHTVLTDVVLDPVTDLVHFDTAGHRHIHPLGCAQ; from the coding sequence ATGCCGAAAACGACCGGTTCACCTCCGCTGTGGCGCCCGTGGCGGGTTCACCACCTCGAGGCGGTGGAGGACTACCTTGCGAGCCTCTACCGTCGGAGCGGCCGCTGCGAAGAAACCTCGACCACGGCGCGGGCAGCCCGTCTGGGCTGGAGGCTGTCAGCAGTGTCAACCATGCACCGACGCCAGGGGGCCGCCGATCTGATCGTCCGCCCCACGGCGCACCGAGCGGAGTTGACCGGCCACGGCCGACAACACGCGAGAAACGTGGTGCGGCGGAACTGCCCGGTGAAGACCTTCAGGGCACCGGAGTTGTCCCTGCTGTGGATCGAACTCCCGAGAGAGGCCGACCGGCTCGAGCATGTTGTCGGCATACTGTTCGAGGTCCGACTCGTCCGGGTCCTGGGATATCCGCGGTCGAACCCGTTCGGCAGTCCCATCCCGTTCCCGACCGAAGACCGCGCCGAGTCGTGGCCCGATCTTCTGACCGCCGTCCTGCCCTGTCGACGATTCACCGTTCGGCGCATCGCCGATCACGACTCGGTGGCGCTCGGACTGCTGACCGGAGTCCACATCGGCCTGCACACCGTCCTGACCGACGTGGTGCTCGATCCGGTCACCGACCTGGTGCACTTCGACACCGCCGGCCACCGGCACATCCATCCGCTCGGTTGCGCTCAGTAG
- a CDS encoding TlpA disulfide reductase family protein, translating to MTGVKPTGGRPSRLLGRVVLAVVVLVGVSGCGTGSDAVAQGGTFDFVAPGGQTDIFYDPPADRGTLGALSGPDLMTDGVTVDLADYADQVVVLNLWGQWCAPCRSEADDLERAYAATQDLGVQFLGINVRDPQRDKAQDFVIDNNVSYPSIYDPPMATLTALGGAFPTSVIPSTLVLDRQHRVAAVFLRALLTEDLQPVIERVAAEQ from the coding sequence ATGACCGGCGTAAAGCCGACAGGCGGCCGGCCGTCTCGACTGCTGGGCCGAGTGGTCCTGGCCGTGGTGGTGCTGGTGGGGGTGAGCGGCTGCGGCACCGGCTCCGACGCCGTCGCCCAGGGTGGCACCTTCGATTTCGTCGCCCCCGGTGGACAGACCGACATTTTCTACGATCCGCCGGCCGACCGCGGCACCCTCGGCGCGCTCTCCGGCCCGGACCTGATGACCGACGGCGTCACCGTCGACCTGGCCGATTACGCCGACCAGGTGGTCGTGCTCAACCTGTGGGGACAGTGGTGCGCCCCGTGCCGCAGCGAAGCCGACGATCTCGAGCGCGCCTACGCAGCCACCCAGGATCTGGGAGTGCAGTTTCTCGGTATCAACGTCCGCGATCCCCAGCGCGACAAGGCCCAGGACTTCGTGATCGACAACAATGTGTCCTACCCATCGATCTACGACCCGCCGATGGCGACCTTGACCGCCCTCGGTGGCGCCTTTCCCACCAGCGTCATCCCGTCCACGCTCGTCCTCGACCGGCAGCATCGCGTCGCGGCGGTGTTCCTGCGGGCCCTGCTGACCGAGGACCTGCAACCGGTCATCGAACGCGTGGCGGCCGAACAGTGA